NNNNNNNNNNNNNNNNNNNNNNNNNNNNNNNNNNNNNNNNNNNNNNNNNNNNNNNNNNNNNNNNNNNNNNNNNNNNNNNNNNNNNNNNNNNNNNNNNNNNNNNNNNNNNNNNNNNNNNNNNNNNNNNNNNNNNNNNNNNNNNNNNNNNNNNNNNNNNNNNNNNNNNNNNNNNNNNNNNNNNNNNNNNNNNNNNNNNNNNNNNNNNNNNNNNNNNNNNNNNNNNNNNNNNNNNNNNNNNNNNNNNNNNNNNNNNNNNNNNNNNNNNNNNNNNNNNNNNNNNNNNNNNNNNNNNNNNNNNNNNNNNNNNNNNNNNNNNNNNNNNNNNNNNNNNNNNNNNNNNNNNNNNNNNNNNNNNNNNNNNNNNNNNNNNNNNNNNNNNNNNNNNNNNNNNNNNNNNNNNNNNNNNNNNNNNNNNNNNNNNNNNNNNNNNNNNNNNNNNNNNNNNNNNNNNNNNNNNNNNNNNNNNNNNNNNNNNNNNNNNNNNNNNNNNNNNNNNNNNNNNNNNNNNNNNNNNNNNNNNNNNNNNNNNNNNNNNNNNNNNNNNNNNNNNNNNNNNNNNNNNNNNNNNNNNNNNNNNNNNNNNNNNNNNNNNNNNNNNNNNNNNNNNNNNNNNNNNNNNNNNNNNNNNNNNNNNNNNNNNNNNNNNNNNNNNNNNNNNNNNNNNNNNNNNNNNNNNNNNNNNNNNNNNNNNNNNNNNNNNNNNNNNNNNNNNNNNNNNNNNNNNNNNNNNNNNNNNNNNNNNNNNNNNNNNNNNNNNNNNNNNNNNNNNNNNNNNNNNNNNNNNNNNNNNNNNNNNNNNNNNNNNNNNNNNNNNNNNNNNNNNNNNNNNNNNNNNNNNNNNNNNNNNNNNNNNNNNNNNNNNNNNNNNNNNNNNNNNNNNNNNNNNNNNNNNNNNNNNNNNNNNNNNNNNNNNNNNNNNNNNNNNNNNNNNNNNNNNNNNNNNNNNNNNNNNNNNNNNNNNNNNNNNNNNNNNNNNNNNNNNNNNNNNNNNNNNNNNNNNNNNNNNNNNNNNNNNNNNNNNNNNNNNNNNNNNNNNNNNNNNNNNNNNNNNNNNNNNNNNNNNNNNNNNNNNNNNNNNNNNNNNNNNNNNNNNNNNNNNNNNNNNNNNNNNNNNNNNNNNNNNNNNNNNNNNNNNNNNNNNNNNNNNNNNNNNNNNNNNNNNNNNNNNNNNNNNNNNNNNNNNNNNNNNNNNNNNNNNNNNNNNNNNNNNNNNNNNNNNNNNNNNNNNNNNNNNNNNNNNNNNNNNNNNNNNNNNNNNNNNNNNNNNNNNNNNNNNNNNNNNNNNNNNNNNNNNNNNNNNNNNNNNNNNNNNNNNNNNNNNNNNNNNNNNNNNNNNNNNNNNNNNNNNNNNNNNNNNNNNNNNNNNNNNNNNNNNNNNNNNNNNNNNNNNNNNNNNNNNNNNNNNNNNNNNNNNNNNNNNNNNNNNNNNNNNNNNNNNNNNNNNNNNNNNNNNNNNNNNNNNNNNNNNNNNNNNNNNNNNNNNNNNNNNNNNNNNNNNNNNNNNNNNNNNNNNNNNNNNNNNNNNNNNNNNNNNNNNNNNNNNNNNNNNNNNNNNNNNNNNNNNNNNNNNNNNNNNNNNNNNNNNNNNNNNNNNNNNNNNNNNNNNNNNNNNNNNNNNNNNNNNNNNNNNNNNNNNNNNNNNNNNNNNNNNNNNNNNNNNNNNNNNNNNNNNNNNNNNNNNNNNNNNNNNNNNNNNNNNNNNNNNNNNNNNNNNNNNNNNNNNNNNNNNNNNNNNNNNNNNNNNNNNNNNNNNNNNNNNNNNNNNNNNNNNNNNNNNNNNNNNNNNNNNNNNNNNNNNNNNNNNNNNNNNNNNNNNNNNNNNNNNNNNNNNNNNNNNNNNNNNNNNNNNNNNNNNNNNNNNNNNNNNNNNNNNNNNNNNNNNNNNNNNNNNNNNNNNNNNNNNNNNNNNNNNNNNNNNNNNNNNNNNNNNNNNNNNNNNNNNNNNNNNNNNNNNNNNNNNNNNNNNNNNNNNNNNNNNNNNNNNNNNNNNNNNNNNNNNNNNNNNNNNNNNNNNNNNNNNNNNNNNNNNNNNNNNNNNNNNNNNNNNNNNNNNNNNNNNNNNNNNNNNNNNNNNNNNNNNNNNNNNNNNNNNNNNNNNNNNNNNNNNNNNNNNNNNNNNNNNNNNNNNNNNNNNNNNNNNNNNNNNNNNNNNNNNNNNNNNNNNNNNNNNNNNNNNNNNNNNNNNNNNNNNNNNNNNNNNNNNNNNNNNNNNNNNNNNNNNNNNNNNNNNNNNNNNNNNNNNNNNNNNNNNNNNNNNNNNNNNNNNNNNNNNNNNNNNNNNNNNNNNNNNNNNNNNNNNNNNNNNNNNNNNNNNNNNNNNNNNNNNNNNNNNNNNNNNNNNNNNNNNNNNNNNNNNNNNNNNNNNNNNNNNNNNNNNNNNNGCTTATCGGCTTTGTCAATGGAGCCGTCAATGCTCCAGCTCAGACTCGCCTCGTCGTCAATGGTGAAGTCTCCAACGAGGTCCCAAATCCTCAGTACGAGTCGTGGTTCTGCACAGATCAACTTGTGCGGTCTTGGTTGTTTGGTACTCTGTCTGAAGAAGTCCTTGGTCATGTTCACAATCTGCAAACCTCTCGCGAGATCTGGTTGTCTCTTGcagaaaatttcaacaaaagCAGTGTTGCTCGAGAGTTCTCTCTCCGTTGTAGCCTCCAGCTCCTTCTCAAGAAAGATAAGTCTCTGTCTACCTACTATCGCGAGTTCAAGAACATCTGTGACTCTCTTAGCTCCATTGGAAAGCCAGTTGACGAGTCTATgaagatttttggttttctcaatGGCTTGGGGAGAGAATATGATCCGATAGCCACAGTCATACAAAGCTCTCTGACAAAGCTTCCTACCCCAACGTTCAACGATGTGGTCAATGAAGTTCAGAGCTTTGACTGCAAGCTCCAATCCTATGAAGATGCTACTGCAGTCACTCCTCATCTTGCCTTCAACACGGAGAAGACGAACCCGTCTGACCCTCAGTTTGCTTCAAGAGGTCGTGGTCGCGGTTCTggacaaaacagaggaagggGAGGTTACTCTACAAGAGGAAGAGGTTTCACACAACACCAATCTTCCTCACCATCCTCTGGTCAGCGTCCAGTGTGTCAGATTTGCGGTCGTACTGGCCACACTGCTCTCAAGTGCTACAATCGCTTCGACAACAACTACCAAGCTGAGGCAGTTCAAGCCTTCTCGTCTCTTCGAGTCTCTGATGGCAACGAGTGGCATCCTGATTCTGGAGCAACAGCACATGTGACACCCTCGACGGACAACTTACACTCTGCAACAACCTACGAAGGTAATGACACAGTTATGGTAGGAGATGGAAACTTTGGTGGACTCACTTGAGCCCATCTCCACTATGTGGCTTACATTCACGTGAGGTATAATCGTATAGATGTTTCTATAGATTGAAGATGagaataaacaaaccaaatcccTACATCCACGCAACGAAAACGGTTTTGTCTTATTATATGAAGGAGAATAATTGTgtcttattattataaaattaaggttttggtctttctttattggttaattttcatttaatatttttttatttttttatttgctttctaattgtttaattgctttaaataatatttaagactcagttaacacaatacattcaattcatacattaaaataaaattataattgaaaataaaataaattatgcattaatcatatttcagcaagtaataaaataaaataaaataaattatgcattaattataaacattctctgattcattaaaaaaactaatttatatgtCACTtcataagtaatttatatgtaCTTTAGATTGATCTTAATTAGAAACAGCAGTGacatataaattagtttttaaaaaaaattatatgaacttcaatctaaagattttttaaaaccccaagaataacttcaatccttttgttttttttttcactcatcaatttaatttatagtgctagatttcatactaatgttttcatctttagaggatttagttaaatggtattttaataattatattattttctatatttcacttccagttaaacatgatttatttttggaatcattttttcattttacttaaatcaagaaaatcaactttttttataattaagttctttttgttctcaaaaacctcaaatcttaaataatataaatattagattgatctttacatatttatctattaGATCACAAAaaatagactttacaaaataaaatagagtttataaatggataattatattgatcattctaaattattaaaaatgatacatgaatatgtgagataactagagtacataatagagaattagagatgaatcttttcaacttcatgaccTTATTGTGTTgtgaatattgtaagagtatgaaaaataatgacttataagatgataatctaaaatagataatgaagataaaccttttaaaacagattctcaaataaatttgatttttttgttaaaaccaacatatgtgaatttaaatttagctatggaaattttaaaaataaatatgaatagattagaaaagcaagaaaaataaaagacatattttatttttatataaataaaataaaaattgaaaacaatgttaataatatataatacttgattactttctaaattaaaatatagaatcaaactcttacaacacatattagatataacaacatttgatattggtgagaaAGGAGGAGataatgattacttataagatgataatccaaattagataatggagatgaatctttaaatataaaaacaatgtaatatatatatatatatcatgtagtctctaaaattaaaatttagcattaaaattttacaatgatatttcatttgtttttttgtaatccatacaacaaaaataagtaattgaaaacataaaaaaaatgatttgagatattgtggaagagaatgagagaaatggaagagaataagagaatgtgaaaatgagaaagtaaaaattgtcaatatgagagaatgaggcaatgcttatttatatgataagaattgatggaagatacatttagaattattggagttacaaatattatttattgtgtttgaataaaattgagtggtgaaatatgattaatgcataatttattttattttcagttataattttattttaatgtatgaattgaatgtattgtgttaactgagtcttaaatattatttaaagcaattaaacaattagaaagcaaataaaaaaaataaaaaatattaaatgaaaattaaccaataaaaaaagaccaaaaccttaattttataataataagacACAATTATTCTCCTTCATATAATAAGACAAAACCGTTTTCGTTGCGTGGATGCAgagatttggtttgtttattctCATCTTCAATCTATAGAAACATCTATACGAGTATACCTCACGTGAAGACGTCTGGATGTATTACTTGATGTTGATTTCGAGCTTAACTCAATCTCCTTATCTTGTGAAAATCATGTGGTTCAAGCAAATCCggttataaataaatttaactcaaaagaaaaagaataaatgtaagtttcttttattgaaaatatCTGAATTATTCAGACTGAATACAAATAAGGCAATACAGAGAAGCCACAGATTTGGCTCGTTTTATTCAAAcattaatcataattattcaCTCTACGGTACTTACCACTGAGTAGTAAGTAGTACAACAATTACCAAATAAATGCACACCATACCTAGCCAAactgaaccgaccaaaccggttTAGTTGTTTTTGGCGGCGTTTTCGAACGACCAGCTCCAAATGTCGTGACGCTCAACGGCACGTCCCATGGAACCAGCGAAGCCGACGTACATGTTTTGAAGAAGAACTTCATCGAGCACTCTCGGACCTTGGAGCAAAGGCTTCTTAGGTTTCTTAACGTTTTCTGGCGCGATCGTAACGGTGAACCTAGAGTCTTTGCTTCTGAACTCGACCCAAGCCTTGAACCTCTCTCCACTGCTCAGATTCACATCTTTGAACGACCAAACTTTCCTTTTCCCGACCAAAGTCTGAACCCAATAACCAGCTTTCTCAGCGACAAGGGAAGTCATCGAGTTGATGTTGACTCCGACATGGTTACCACTAATGTCCATGAACTCATCGTTTTGAAAAGTGTCGAATTCGACAGCGAAGATGTGGTTTTCTGGCTTCCCATCGTTGGTTTTGTTGAGGATTCCGAGATATCCGCCACCGGAAGCGCCGGAGTTATCAGCTTCGGGGACGATGACGAAGGCAAGGCCTTGACCGGAGTTGGGTTTAGTGCGAGGAGTGATGGAGAAAGTGAAAGAAGTTTCAAacgaaaaaggagaagaagttttCGAAGGTTTGAATGGGATTGGATTGATGTAAAGACCTTTACCGTGAGATAATGGGTTCTCATCTCGGGTCATGGATAGTGCTCCGGATCGGCCTACGCCATCAGAGGAAGGACCAAGCTCGGCGTCTCCTAAGAACAACAAGTTGTTACCATCGAAGGATTTGAAGTTGAACTTGACGGCGAAAGCTGCGTTAGCTAAgaacagaacaagaaaaaagagtttGTGAATCTGCATTGTGTTGAATaatgatggatgatgatgaaaataaatGAGACTGATGATGTGTTTATATAAGGGTTGAAACGTAAGCCATCGAGTTTGAAACTTGAacttattattctaaaataaagtTGGTCAAATAAAATAAGCCAAGTGGACGCGTTAGTTACAGACGCCGCCACGAGGGCCTGGCAGTGGAAATGGTACCAGATGTTTTTCAATAATGATCCAAATCTTATCCgttttgttaaataaatattatttgattttgagtaaTAATTGATTCTATTACGTATTCTATTACGTACGAAACATTGTTGATTTATTCTTGCCTCgtgtaaaatcaaaatctattagacattgacacatttagtttatATGATGAATATGATAAAATAGGATCTGTTTCCCTAACGTGGATGCAAACTTACTATGTTTTTCTACTGACGTCagaataaataagtaaatacgTTTTATCTGACGACGATGGTGAACGATGGCACACGTTATAAATTGGGCCGGTGTAAATGAAATAGCCCATATACTCGGCCCATAAAATCAATTGACGGCCCTCTCCTAGATAATATCAGGGTTTCGCCGGttgtatgtttttcttaatcttcttcttctgttaaaggtttgttttttttttctctctgcaaAACTATGTATCGTTCTCTTGTTAAGATTCTGGCAATTGAATATTAGAGAACATTTCGTGTTTTAGGGTCCAGTACAGGGTTTGGGATTCAggattttatgttttagggtttatcaGAATTGTAGCTACGAGATGAACAAATTATCTCAGCCAAATTGAATTTTTATGGAGTTAGATATTTACTTGGTAGGATAGAAGCTGAACCGATAGTTAGGTGTTTAGGATGATGCTGGTACATATGATATAGCAAAACACATGGGAGTAGCTTTAAGAGAGGTGGGTCTAACGAGAGTCTTTGAAATATATCGTAAACAGACTAGTATccacagcttcttgttttgtttggattAAGTTAGGGTGTGATTTGGGTATACAGAAGTAGGTTAACATAGAGATTTACAGGATTAGGAAGATTTGACTATGCCActtatcaaatctatatatttttttcctatgttCTGAGCCTATTTGTTTCTTGGAATCTGTTTAAGACTAGAGATGGAGTTGGATCCAAAGAAGTTTGCTCAGCTTTTGGACAAAATTGAAGCTGAAGCCGATGAGTTTCTACTAGCTAGAAATCAGGTACTAGAAATCTCTTTGGTAGTAGTATCTCTAGTTTGAAATATTCACTACTTCATTATTTCATAATATGATTTGTAGAAAGTACTATAACTTCCTCTGCAATTCACAAGCTTTTTGTTATATTCTTGTTCTGCAGCTTACTTTTGTCTTTGTGAGGGATCAGTTAGGTTGTTAGGTTAATAAggtttttttaaccaaaatggAGCTTGTAATATGTGTAATAGATGGTGGAGAATGACAAGGAGAGGAATGCAAACCGAGAGGCTCTTACAACACTTAGGAAGAGAGCTAGGACAACAAAGACTAGTGTTCTTTCTCCATTCGATTCTATGGTGAAGGATACACATGGAAGCTCAACCAAACCTTTGGTTCAAGAAGTTTGCTCCACGTGTGGATCCCATGACTCTACTGAACCCACTTGGATGATGCTCCCGGGAGCTGATCTTTTTGCTGCCGTTCCCTTTCATGCTGTGCATACAATGCTTGAGaaaggttttgacttttgatctAGTTCACAATTTTGCTACTCTCCTAAAAGACTAATATAATAGCCTCATCAGAAAAGGCTGATTGTTATTTGTTACTGTGTAGATGAAGAGAGATTGGAGTTTGAATCGAAGAAGTTGCAGAGCTTAGTGAAGGAGAAGGCTCTTTTCATATCGGAACTAGGTGCTCTTGCGGATAGTACGTCCCCAGGCGTTATCAGGTCGTTGGTGGCATTAAAGGACAAACCTTTAGTTAAGTAGAAGTAGAGCAATGCTGGATTGACACCAACAATGTTGTCCATTGATTCGTGATATTGAAGTTTTGATGCCCCTATGTTATGAAAAAATTCATCGTTTCTTGTACTGTATGTTGGAAATTTATATGTTATATTGTTGGATTTGCGTACATAcatcaattttgttattttggagCTTAGTTCGATCTCTTACCTTGTGACATCAGTGTTCAATCAAATTCAGTTAATCAGTTagaaatacaataatttttttaaaagtatcgtttatattattaaactctGAATTATTCAGACTGAATATAACAAATATGGAAAATGCAATGCAGAGTAGGCCACAGGTTTGTTTGGCTTATCTTATTAAAACCTTTATTTATTCACTCTAGTTACCACAGAGTAAAGTACAACAATTACCAAAAACAAAGCAGACGACACTTCGCCAAACTGAACAGAACCAAAACAGTTTAGTTGTTGTCGAACGACCAGCTCCAGATGTCATGACGCTCAGCTGCACGTCCCATGGAACCAGCAAAACCGGCGTACATGTTTTGAAGAAGAACTTCATTGAGTACTCTCGAACCTTGGATCAAAGGCCTCTTGGGCTTCTCAACGTTTTCAGGCGCGATTGTAACAGTATTCCTAGAATCTTTGCTTCTGAACTCGATCCAAGCCCTGAACCTCTCTCCACTGCTGAGATTCACATCTTTAAACGACCAAACTTTTCTTTTCCCGACCAATGTCTGAACCCAGTAACCAGCTTTCTCAGCGACAAGAGAAGTCATCGAGTTGATGTTGACTCCGACATGGTTACCACTAATGTCTCTGAACTGTTCGTTCGAGAAAGTGTCGAACTCGACAGCGAAGAGGTTGTTTTCTAGCTTTCCATCGTTGGTTTTGTTGAGGATTCCAAGATACCCGCCGCCAGAAGCGCCAGAGTTATCAGCGGCTGGGACAATGACGAAGGCAAAGCCTTGACCAGAGTTAGGTTTGGTGCGAGGGGTGATGGAGAAAGTGAAGGAAGTTTTAAacgaaaaaggagaagaagcgtTTGAAGGCTTGAATGGGATTGGATTGATGTAAAGACCTTGACCGTGAGAGAATGGGTTCTCTTCTCGTGTCATGGATAGAGCTCCGGATCGTCCTGCACCATCAGAGGAAGGACCAAGCTCTGCGTCTCCTAGGAATAACAAGTTGTTGCCATCAAAGGATTTGAAGTTGAACTTAACAGCGAAAGCTGCGTTAGCTAAGAACAGagcaagaagaaaacagagtttgTGAATCTGCATTGTGTTTTGTATGTTGTGTGTTGATTGAAGTGTGATGGAAATATTTGGAGATTGATAAATGTGTTTATATAAGAGCTAAACGTAAGCCATCCAGTTTGACTATTCAAAGGTAATAATAATTGGAAAAGTGGTCA
The Camelina sativa cultivar DH55 chromosome 15, Cs, whole genome shotgun sequence DNA segment above includes these coding regions:
- the LOC104745834 gene encoding uncharacterized protein LOC104745834; this encodes MELDPKKFAQLLDKIEAEADEFLLARNQMVENDKERNANREALTTLRKRARTTKTSVLSPFDSMVKDTHGSSTKPLVQEVCSTCGSHDSTEPTWMMLPGADLFAAVPFHAVHTMLEKDEERLEFESKKLQSLVKEKALFISELGALADSTSPGVIRSLVALKDKPLVK
- the LOC104748204 gene encoding uncharacterized protein LOC104748204, whose product is MEPSMLQLRLASSSMVKSPTRSQILSTSRGSAQINLCENFNKSSVAREFSLRCSLQLLLKKDKSLSTYYREFKNICDSLSSIGKPVDESMKIFGFLNGLGREYDPIATVIQSSLTKLPTPTFNDVVNEVQSFDCKLQSYEDATAVTPHLAFNTEKTNPSDPQFASRGRGRGSGQNRGRGGYSTRGRGFTQHQSSSPSSGQRPVCQICGRTGHTALKCYNRFDNNYQAEAVQAFSSLRVSDGNEWHPDSGATAHVTPSTDNLHSATTYEGNDTVMVGDGNFGGLT
- the LOC104745833 gene encoding lectin-like protein At3g16530 — its product is MQIHKLFFLVLFLANAAFAVKFNFKSFDGNNLLFLGDAELGPSSDGVGRSGALSMTRDENPLSHGKGLYINPIPFKPSKTSSPFSFETSFTFSITPRTKPNSGQGLAFVIVPEADNSGASGGGYLGILNKTNDGKPENHIFAVEFDTFQNDEFMDISGNHVGVNINSMTSLVAEKAGYWVQTLVGKRKVWSFKDVNLSSGERFKAWVEFRSKDSRFTVTIAPENVKKPKKPLLQGPRVLDEVLLQNMYVGFAGSMGRAVERHDIWSWSFENAAKNN
- the LOC104745835 gene encoding lectin-like protein LEC: MQIHKLCFLLALFLANAAFAVKFNFKSFDGNNLLFLGDAELGPSSDGAGRSGALSMTREENPFSHGQGLYINPIPFKPSNASSPFSFKTSFTFSITPRTKPNSGQGFAFVIVPAADNSGASGGGYLGILNKTNDGKLENNLFAVEFDTFSNEQFRDISGNHVGVNINSMTSLVAEKAGYWVQTLVGKRKVWSFKDVNLSSGERFRAWIEFRSKDSRNTVTIAPENVEKPKRPLIQGSRVLNEVLLQNMYAGFAGSMGRAAERHDIWSWSFDNN